The nucleotide sequence AGTGATGTTGCGCCAGGGCTTGATCGTTCCGGCCATGCTGGTGTTGGGCCTGAATATCTGGACAACCAATGACAGTGCCTTGTATGCCTCGGGGCTGGCGTTCGCTAATATCAGCGGGCTGCCCAAAAAGGCGATGGTGGTGGTCAATGGAACGCTGGGATCTTTGGCCGCCATGCTGTTGTATGAGCATTTTGTCGGCTTTCTCACATTGCTGGGCGCCTGCTTGCCACCGATTGGAGCGATCATTATCACCGATTATTTTATGCATGAGAAACAACGCTGGCACGATCAGGTGGTATTCGACGCAAGGGTTCGCTTATCTGCTGTTGTGGCGTGGCTGGCAGGCTGTGCTGCTGCACAGTTATTGCCGGGGTTGCCACCGCTCAACGGATTGTTTGCTGCCGCTCTGGTGTATTTGGCTTTGGAATGCACGCTAGGTCGTTCACGGTCATCCGAAAATTTGACACCACCCTGACTATCACTGAAGAACAATTGCCCCCCCCATAAGGAGTTTGTCCATGAAAAAGATAGCGCTGTTTGTGTTCAATGGTGAAGCGATGTGTTTTATCCATGTGCTGCTCAATGCTTTGGATCTGCAGGAGAAAGGCTATGACGCTAAAATCATTGTTGAAGGTGCTGCGGTTAAATTGATCCCGCAATTTATTGAAGAGGGTAGTCCGCTCAAACCTTTATGGCAGAAATGTTTGCAGGCTGGTGTTGTCGAAGGGGTTTGTAAAGCTTGCTCCGCCAAACTGGGCACGCTGGCCGCAGCCCAAGAGCAAGACCTGACCTTGTTGGACGATATGGCTGGTCATCCCGGTATGGCAGGGTACCGCGATCAGGGGTTTGAAATTATCACGTTTTAAACGTGGGAGAGGGGAACCCCATATGAAAAAAGTCGTGTGTCATTTCCGTTTTCGTTTCGGTTTGACGTTGGTTCTGTTTGGTCTTGGTTTCGCTTTATATCTCTATGGCGGTCAATGGCTGGCAGTTGACCGTTGTCTGGATGCCGGTGGGGTATATGATTATGATCAAGGACAGTGTGTCTTTGAGTGAGGTACGACTATTTCCTGAGCTTGTCATCACTGCTTATAGCGAATTGTTTTGTTTTAGATACTGAAGTTTCTCACTGAATGGCGACTCTGGAAACTGATCCATCACTTTTTGGAAGTATTCTGCGGCGGCTTCGGGAAATCCCATGATGTCGAGTAATCGGCCATACTGATAGAGCGATTTCTCCAGAATCGGATGGGGTGTTGTGCTGTCCTTGCACAAAAGCTCCAGGCACGTTCCGGCATGTTCAAGTTCATTGTGTTGATTAAAGTAGCCTGCGAGGCGATAAAGGTCCTTTGCCGCAACACCTTTGAGGTAGATACGGTAAAAGTCCAAGAACGCTGTTGCAGCTTCAGGGAGGCGATTGTCTTTAATCAATAGACTGATAGCTTTGGGATAAAGTTCAGCTCCTTCGTCGGTTGCACTGTATTTACTTTTAAGCTGTGCCAGGAGCAGTAAAGCCTCCACGTCCTGTGGATTATCTTTCAAAACAAGTCGTAATGAGTCTTCACCCGCCTCCGTATTGATGCCAAGTTTTTGACCGTGGACGCTGGTACTGCCGATTTCAAGATGGCGTTCTTTGAAGGCGTCTCGGCTCAGCTTGAAAAATGTCGCCAGTCCGATTCCACCTAACATGCCACCGATGTGCGTCCAGTGGCCAATCATTGAGGCTTTGCCTGTTAATTGGCCGATCCCACCACTTAAATCGGCTAAAAAAAACAGACCGATAATGACCAAGGCATTGAGACGAACTTTGAGACTGACCGGTAGAATGAGCGAGAAGATTCCCAGAATGGGGAGGGGGAAAACCATACTTTTAAAGTAACAGCGAACGGCATAAATACCCATTATTCCGGCGATCGCTCCGGATGCCCCTAAAACGTGTACCGGTGTGTTGAGAAAAACCAGGTGAATGAACAGCGAGACAAACGCCGCACTCATTCCCGAGAGTAGATAAAAGGCCAAGTAGCGTTTCCAACCGATTCTCTTTTCAACCACGGTTCCAACGGCCCATAGAAACAACATGTTGCCCCATAAATGGGCACCGCTGGCATGAAGAAACATATAGCTGAAAATACTAAATGGCGTATTCCATGCGTTTGGTTTGAGAGGTAAAAACAGCAAGTTATTGACGAGAAATTCGGGATCTGTATTAATTTCATAGAGATAGAAAATCAGGATATTGACCAGGATCAGGCTGTAGGTTACGACGGCGACATCCTCTTTTCTTTTTTCACCGGTGGTGTACATGACCGGCATAAAAGTAATGTGTTCGGCCAGAACTTCAGTGGCAGAGCGGTCCTCCACTGTCGCCTGCATTTTGACGTAAAAAAGAAAAATCACCGGGAAAAACAGCATGAACAAGCCGATAAAACTGCTGAGAAAAGATTGTAGACAGATAATGCCGACGATAACGGCAAACGCTTTTAAAATGAATAGCTGTTCCTGATGCTCATCAAAATAGCTGGCTTCATTGTGGCTTGCCGGGGCGGGGCGGCCCTGCCCTGAAGCGATCTGTTCCTGACGTTGACGGTATTTGCTGAACAGGATGCCGCATCTGGCACAACTTTCCTCTGCTTGGCCGGTTGCTCCGCATTTGGGGCAGGTTGTGCCGTGTGTTTCTTCAGGCAGCAGTTTTTCGGTCTCGTCAGGCGTGTTGTTTTTTTTACAGAGCAGTACGACTTCGCAACGGGCACCTGTTTTATCCAAAACTTCTTTATAGCGCTCAGCGGTTGCCAGGTCGAGTTCCTTTTTCAGGACCACTTTTTCACCGGAAAACAGTCGGTTTAACATCTGTTCGTCGAATTTTGTCAGCTTGGCCAGATTGTTGCGCACTTCATCTTGTTCATAGCCGTAAAGAAGCTTGCCTTGAAAGGTAATGTTGTAAAGAGGGTCCGACATTGATTTTTCTCCGCAGGATAAGACTGTTAAGGTAAGCCTGACGTTATGGACTGTCTGTAGTTTTGAAAAAATATTTTAATATGTAAAATTTATTCTCTTGAATACATTAGCAAATCACCATCTGTCAATTTTTTTTACACAATTCGACATTTGGTGCAGAATGGATCTGTTCTTTTTTAGTGGGCTTTGATGAGCGAAAAGAATATTCGGATCATGGTGTGGAGAATGCCAAATGGATTTTTCAGAGATTAATAGCGCGCGTGCTGAGGATATTGCCCGGCTGGCTGTCTGTCTGACCAACGAAATTATTGAGCGTACCGGAATCAATCATTTCGACGTCGATGTACCAAAAGCTGCTCGCCTGTGTCGGGACTATCTGGAAAACGGTCACTACACTGTGATTGCTGCTTTGGAAGGTGAAGAGGTTGTCGGATTTGCAGCGCTGTGTGAAAGTTATTCACTTTATGCGGAAGGGGCGTTTGGCATTGTTCAGGAATTTTATATCCTGCCAGCGTATCGTTCCCAGGGTGTCGGGCGGCAGTTGATTGAAATGGTGCGGGGTGTGGCTCGGCAAAAGAACTGGACGCGTTTGGAATTATGCACCCCGCCAGTTCCGGAATTTGAGCGGACTGTGGCATTTTATCGGGACAATGGCTTTGAAATCACCGGTGGCTACAAGATGAAATGTGCTCTGAGTGAATAGCTATTCCACCATAAAGCAAAAGAGCGTATGATTCAGCGGTTGTTTTTCTCTGATAACTTTTCGAATCTGAAGAGTGAACGTTATGACGTTTGATACGTTTTTTCTGTGGCTGGTCACCTTGCTGCCCATTGTCATCAGTCCCGGTCCGGCCAATATCCTCTTTGCTGCTTCAGGCAGTACATTTGGGGTCAAGGGAACCGTGCCGTTTTGGTTAGGGGCAAACATGACCGGAATGGTGCAAAGCCTGACGGTCGGTTTTTGTATCGACTATATCGTTTCGGTGTCACCACGCATCCTCGACGGCATCAAGTATGCCGGTGTGTTGTTTCTACTTTATCTGGCGGTGAAGTTTTTTAAGATGTCCTGTCGAAAGGGACAGATTCTTAAACCGCTGACATTTAAAGATGGTGTAATTGTCGAGCTATTGAACGCCAAATTCCTACTGGTTCCCACCATCATGTTTTCCCAGTTTTATACCCCTGGTCCTGGAAGCACACAGCGTGTTGTCGGCCTGGCTGTGGCGCTGCTGCTGTTGACGTTATCGACCAACATGATCTGGATCGTTGGTGGCAATTCGCTGGCGACTTTGGTTGCCAATGAGCGCCATCAGAAGGCCCAGGGCGTTCTGTTTGGTTTATTGTTGACGGCTACAGCGATGTGGCTGGGTTGGCAGGGCTGACCTAGGCGATCTTGACACAGTTGCGTCCTGCTTCTTTGGCTTCGTAGAGAGCTTTGTCCGCCAGATTGATCAGTTCCATCCGGTTGATTTTATCCCCTTCCTGCAGACTGGTGATCCCGATACTGACGGTAATATGATCTGCTGTTGCCGAATAAGCGTGCTGCACCTGGAGTTTTTCCACCTGAATTCTGATCTTTTCTGCAACCTGAGCTGCGGCGAGGTCGTCGGTTTCCGGGAGCAGGCCGATAAACTCTTCTCCTCCATAACGTGCGGTACAATCGCGAGGCCGAGTGATGCGTGTTTCAATGGCTCCGGCAACAGCGGTTAACGCGACATCACCCGCCAGATGGCCATAATGGTCGTTGTAATCTTTAAAGTGGTCAATATCGATCATCAACACGGCAAGAGGCGTTTTCGAGCGCTGGGCGGCTTTCCACTCTTTTTCATAATAGTTCATAAATTTTCGTCGGTTGTAGAGGCCGGTTAACGGATCCCGTTCGCTGATTCTCATCAGCTTTTGTTGCGCCAGGTAAAGTTTTCGCCGACTGACAAACAGGTAGCATGTCAAAAGGACAATGATGGCCATGGCGACCAGAACAAAACTGGACTGGGTTTTATATTGTGTCCAGATATCGGTAAGGCGGTATTCGGGGATTCGGTCGAAGGGGGGCAGACGCAAAGTACGCATCAGATTTTCAACCTGATTGTAGTCTGCCGGAGGTGAGAATCCGCAGACACCAAAGGGCAGCTTGCCGTCAGGAATCCGGTGCATTTGCAGCAAAGCCGAGAGCACGATACTTTGATCTTGCTGCGAAACATGCCGCAACGCAGCAATGGGCCATTCCGGATAAAGATGCGTGGAAACACGTGCCGGAAAGTCTTTAAATGGTTGTTCGTGGATGATTTTAAATTGGGAAAAAGCGATTGTTCTTTCCTGCACCATCCGCTCCAAGGTTCCTGCCCTGGCAAACCCCACATCGGCTTCTCCGGTTTGCACCGCTTTAACCACGGTGTCGTGTGGGAGTCCAGTAATGACAAAATGATCCTCCGGGATCACCGGATAATGATGGAGATGCAATTCATACTGCTGCATTTGTGCCGCACCGAATGCATGTAAAAAGGGAACCGCTACCCGACACGTACTGATATCGGCCAGGGTGTTGATCCGGTTGTTGTCTGCTTTGACGAAAATTGTTCCACCAAAACCGGACAGGGGGGTCTGACGTGTGCCGCGAATAACGGTGGCAAGAGGGGCAGAAAGCCCATAACAGTTGTGGAACCGGATATATTGAGCCGGATTGGTTAACACAAAGTCAATCTGGCTGTTGCTGATGGCTTTTTCCAGCTCGTCTTTCTTCATGGGCTTGATCACCACATGGTGCAATTCCGGATAGATTTTTTTCAAGTGGTCGGCGAGTACCGCCCAACGTTTGGCCGACGTTGATTTGGGCTGGAACGACAAAACACCGATTTTGATTTGACTCAATTCTATGGCCAGGGGCTGAAGAGGGCAGAGTGTGACCAGTAACAGGCTGACCGCGAGCATTTTCGTAAAAAAGGATGCCATCTTCATTACTCCTGGGGCCCTGGCAGAAAAGAACTGTCAATCAGACGCTCGCAGTTCACGTGTTGAGGGAGAAGTTCTGCCTGCTGCATTGTACTGATAAGCGTATCAAGAGCTTGATGGCTTTTTTTTGTGTTCGGTGTGAGAAAGCCGATGTTGCATTCCAGGCTGGGGAATTTCACTTTGCGCAGAACTTCGGCAGTTTGTTGAACGGAAAAACCAAGCAGGGGCGCAATGCGGTGCAGAGTGTCTGGATCGTTTTGAGTCAGCTTGGTTAAAATGTTGAAGTGGCATTCCAGCAGATGTTGAAGCGCTGGACGAAATGATTCGCACCGATCACTGCGGACAGCGAGAACATCTCTGATGGTATTGGGAATTTGCCGGGAATCAAACAGACATGTCGCGTCTTGATCAATCCCTTTCGCCAGAGGGAGGTATGTGAGCAGCGCATCAATGGCTGGTTGTTGCCACAGCTGCCCATGATTGGCAACAATGCCATAACGCAGGTCGATATCTAATGGGGTTAATTCGGCTTTATCGAGAATGGCGCTCAGAAGCAATTGGCTCAGGGCCGATTGTTCCATGCCGATGGTTTTTCCCTTTAATTGCTTAAGGCTGTTGATTTCCGGTCGCGTCAGGAGGATATCTGCGCCGGCAGACACATCAAAGATAAGAACGACTGTCAGGGGGATCCCTTCCTGACGTAGTTGAAAAACTTCATCAAAGGTCAATGCTGCTGCATCAACTTTGTTTTGCCGCAACAGGGCTGCAGATTCTGAAAGGGATGTACTGTGAACCAGAGTGACGAGGGTGGGGTCAAGGAGGTGTTCCTGTTCGCTCAGTGCCAGGGATTCGTAGCCGATCCAGTGATGGACGGCGACTTTTATTGCAGGGGTAGACGGTTGCCGGGAGTTTAGCGCGAAAACGCAGAGGAGAACCACTACGGATAGTATCCACAAGGATGACTTCGTTGTCATGTTCATGGAATCTCCTAATAATGGTGCAGGATGTCACTATTATAAACTAATGAGGTCGTATGTCACCAATTAATGTTGTGGTGTGTCCGTGGCATTGGCTTGAAACAACATTTAAATTGCTGAAGCAATAAAAAAGCCACAGGCTTCACCGGACGGTGACGGCACTGTGGCTTGGGGAAGTTTTCAGTTGTTGTTTGCCCTAGTGGGCGTGCTGATAAATACAATCAACCGGGCAGGCATCCGCACAGGCTCCACAATCGATACATTCCTCTTCATTGATCAGACGTTTGCCGTTGTCTTTGGCTGAGATGCAGTCAACAGGACATACCGGTTCACATTCGCCGCAAGCTGTGCAATCTTCTTCTAGGATTCTGTAAGACATCTGTTGAGCTCCTTTCCGATCTGGGGATGGCGGGGTGAGTTGTGAATAGCAGGCTTTTGTTGGCGCCTGATTCTGGAAGTATGCAAAACATTTTTGTCAATGCAAGCCTGTTGGTTGCTCCCGCCAAAAAAGAAAGGTCGTAACGTGACTTTATTGATGACCTTTTTTCGCTACTCCAGTAGGTTAAGCGTGGTTTGTTGACATCTGAATGATCTTAGAA is from Desulfuromonas acetoxidans DSM 684 and encodes:
- a CDS encoding DsrE family protein translates to MKKIALFVFNGEAMCFIHVLLNALDLQEKGYDAKIIVEGAAVKLIPQFIEEGSPLKPLWQKCLQAGVVEGVCKACSAKLGTLAAAQEQDLTLLDDMAGHPGMAGYRDQGFEIITF
- a CDS encoding rhomboid family intramembrane serine protease, with amino-acid sequence MSDPLYNITFQGKLLYGYEQDEVRNNLAKLTKFDEQMLNRLFSGEKVVLKKELDLATAERYKEVLDKTGARCEVVLLCKKNNTPDETEKLLPEETHGTTCPKCGATGQAEESCARCGILFSKYRQRQEQIASGQGRPAPASHNEASYFDEHQEQLFILKAFAVIVGIICLQSFLSSFIGLFMLFFPVIFLFYVKMQATVEDRSATEVLAEHITFMPVMYTTGEKRKEDVAVVTYSLILVNILIFYLYEINTDPEFLVNNLLFLPLKPNAWNTPFSIFSYMFLHASGAHLWGNMLFLWAVGTVVEKRIGWKRYLAFYLLSGMSAAFVSLFIHLVFLNTPVHVLGASGAIAGIMGIYAVRCYFKSMVFPLPILGIFSLILPVSLKVRLNALVIIGLFFLADLSGGIGQLTGKASMIGHWTHIGGMLGGIGLATFFKLSRDAFKERHLEIGSTSVHGQKLGINTEAGEDSLRLVLKDNPQDVEALLLLAQLKSKYSATDEGAELYPKAISLLIKDNRLPEAATAFLDFYRIYLKGVAAKDLYRLAGYFNQHNELEHAGTCLELLCKDSTTPHPILEKSLYQYGRLLDIMGFPEAAAEYFQKVMDQFPESPFSEKLQYLKQNNSL
- a CDS encoding GNAT family N-acetyltransferase; protein product: MDFSEINSARAEDIARLAVCLTNEIIERTGINHFDVDVPKAARLCRDYLENGHYTVIAALEGEEVVGFAALCESYSLYAEGAFGIVQEFYILPAYRSQGVGRQLIEMVRGVARQKNWTRLELCTPPVPEFERTVAFYRDNGFEITGGYKMKCALSE
- a CDS encoding LysE family translocator, translated to MTFDTFFLWLVTLLPIVISPGPANILFAASGSTFGVKGTVPFWLGANMTGMVQSLTVGFCIDYIVSVSPRILDGIKYAGVLFLLYLAVKFFKMSCRKGQILKPLTFKDGVIVELLNAKFLLVPTIMFSQFYTPGPGSTQRVVGLAVALLLLTLSTNMIWIVGGNSLATLVANERHQKAQGVLFGLLLTATAMWLGWQG
- a CDS encoding diguanylate cyclase → MASFFTKMLAVSLLLVTLCPLQPLAIELSQIKIGVLSFQPKSTSAKRWAVLADHLKKIYPELHHVVIKPMKKDELEKAISNSQIDFVLTNPAQYIRFHNCYGLSAPLATVIRGTRQTPLSGFGGTIFVKADNNRINTLADISTCRVAVPFLHAFGAAQMQQYELHLHHYPVIPEDHFVITGLPHDTVVKAVQTGEADVGFARAGTLERMVQERTIAFSQFKIIHEQPFKDFPARVSTHLYPEWPIAALRHVSQQDQSIVLSALLQMHRIPDGKLPFGVCGFSPPADYNQVENLMRTLRLPPFDRIPEYRLTDIWTQYKTQSSFVLVAMAIIVLLTCYLFVSRRKLYLAQQKLMRISERDPLTGLYNRRKFMNYYEKEWKAAQRSKTPLAVLMIDIDHFKDYNDHYGHLAGDVALTAVAGAIETRITRPRDCTARYGGEEFIGLLPETDDLAAAQVAEKIRIQVEKLQVQHAYSATADHITVSIGITSLQEGDKINRMELINLADKALYEAKEAGRNCVKIA
- a CDS encoding ABC transporter substrate-binding protein; this encodes MNMTTKSSLWILSVVVLLCVFALNSRQPSTPAIKVAVHHWIGYESLALSEQEHLLDPTLVTLVHSTSLSESAALLRQNKVDAAALTFDEVFQLRQEGIPLTVVLIFDVSAGADILLTRPEINSLKQLKGKTIGMEQSALSQLLLSAILDKAELTPLDIDLRYGIVANHGQLWQQPAIDALLTYLPLAKGIDQDATCLFDSRQIPNTIRDVLAVRSDRCESFRPALQHLLECHFNILTKLTQNDPDTLHRIAPLLGFSVQQTAEVLRKVKFPSLECNIGFLTPNTKKSHQALDTLISTMQQAELLPQHVNCERLIDSSFLPGPQE